From a region of the Pongo abelii isolate AG06213 chromosome 9, NHGRI_mPonAbe1-v2.0_pri, whole genome shotgun sequence genome:
- the NEU3 gene encoding sialidase-3 isoform X7, with amino-acid sequence MRPADLPPRAMEELPASSSAPTETEEPGSSAAPDLCETVWVAMPESPSMLLLSSTRSA; translated from the exons ATGAGACCTGCGGACCTGCCCCCGCGCGCCATGGAAGAACTCCCGGCGTCCAGCTCTGCCCCGACAGAGACGGAGGAGCCGGGGTCCAGTGCAG CACCTGATTTGTGTGAAACGGTTTGGGTGGCAATGCCAGAATCACCATCTATGTTACTTCTGTCATCAACACGATCagcataa